From Arcticibacter tournemirensis, one genomic window encodes:
- the rpsT gene encoding 30S ribosomal protein S20, which translates to MANHKSSIKRIRSNAAKRLRNRYQAKTTRNAIKQLRSTTSKEEASPLLLKVVSMLDRLAKKNVIHKNKASNNKSKLTRFVNGLQ; encoded by the coding sequence ATGGCAAATCATAAATCATCGATTAAGAGAATCAGGTCTAATGCAGCTAAGCGCTTACGTAACCGCTACCAGGCAAAAACTACACGTAATGCAATTAAACAATTACGTAGCACTACTTCTAAAGAAGAAGCATCTCCTCTTTTATTGAAAGTAGTTTCTATGCTTGACCGTCTTGCAAAGAAAAATGTGATCCATAAGAACAAAGCCTCCAATAATAAATCAAAGTTGACGAGGTTTGTTAACGGTTTACAATAA
- a CDS encoding zinc dependent phospholipase C family protein, with amino-acid sequence MLKKIGLAVTLGGLVLVCSSWGFFAHKRISRMAVFTLPPEMIHFYKNNLTFITEHSVDPDKKRYSDPAEGTRHFLDSERYGASPFDSIPMKWKDAIAKYSVDTLNLYGTVPWQIERTYYALVKAFEQRDSIRILRLSSNISHYISDAHVPLHATWNYNGQLTNQTGIHGFWESRLPELFSDHYNFFTGKARYIENPLKEAWQILKQSHHYKDTVFIIEAAISKTFPSDKKYSYSERNGVVTRQYSRAYSKAFHDALNGMVEERMRSAILETGSYWYSAWVDAGQPNLNQFKSHIDPEEKTGDKDDKLFRKGKVLGRPDL; translated from the coding sequence ATGCTCAAAAAAATTGGTTTAGCGGTAACTTTAGGAGGACTGGTTTTGGTCTGTTCGTCCTGGGGCTTTTTTGCACATAAACGTATTAGCCGTATGGCTGTCTTTACCTTACCGCCTGAAATGATCCACTTTTATAAAAACAACCTGACATTCATCACTGAACATTCTGTCGACCCCGACAAGAAACGTTATTCAGATCCTGCTGAGGGTACACGACATTTCCTCGACAGCGAACGATACGGAGCCAGTCCCTTTGATAGCATTCCAATGAAGTGGAAAGATGCAATTGCAAAGTACAGCGTTGATACGCTTAATCTCTATGGCACAGTCCCCTGGCAGATCGAGCGAACCTATTACGCACTGGTAAAGGCTTTTGAGCAACGCGACTCTATTCGCATCCTGAGACTATCGTCAAACATAAGCCATTATATCTCCGATGCCCATGTACCTCTTCATGCTACCTGGAATTACAATGGTCAGCTAACCAATCAAACTGGCATTCATGGTTTCTGGGAGAGTCGTCTTCCCGAACTGTTCTCAGATCATTATAATTTCTTTACAGGTAAAGCGCGATATATCGAAAATCCATTAAAAGAAGCATGGCAGATCTTAAAACAATCGCATCATTATAAAGACACGGTATTTATTATAGAAGCCGCCATCAGCAAGACGTTCCCTTCCGATAAAAAATACAGCTATTCGGAACGAAATGGAGTAGTTACCAGACAATATTCACGCGCTTATTCAAAGGCCTTCCATGATGCTCTAAATGGGATGGTAGAAGAACGGATGCGTTCTGCTATTCTCGAAACAGGATCCTACTGGTATTCTGCGTGGGTAGACGCCGGCCAGCCAAACTTAAATCAATTTAAATCGCATATCGACCCCGAAGAAAAAACAGGCGACAAAGACGATAAACTCTTTCGCAAGGGCAAAGTCCTTGGCAGGCCAGACCTGTGA
- a CDS encoding DUF4397 domain-containing protein: MKYMWLKIGSLKLNSGLAVFVTLLSVVSLFSACVEGDDESRPQRSYVMFFNSYSPSPSGIDFLIDNNRLRTGTVDLDSVSVYNQIYSGTWQIAGVSAGDGTTTPIAQISASLDPERYYSCFITGPSSSPQLMLVGDDLSAPDSLNHAKMRFVNLSSSAGNVDIGIKDSASIFSGQEYLKMSDYSMIDTSAHQIVVKPAAGNTPLVTLNFKAVARRIYTFYLWNGVQNNKLNLSYKEHRR, encoded by the coding sequence ATGAAATACATGTGGCTAAAAATCGGGTCATTGAAACTGAATAGCGGTTTGGCCGTCTTCGTTACACTGTTGTCTGTTGTCAGCCTATTTTCAGCCTGCGTTGAAGGTGATGACGAATCGCGTCCGCAGAGATCATACGTTATGTTTTTTAATTCGTATAGTCCATCGCCAAGCGGTATAGATTTTTTAATTGATAATAACAGGCTCCGTACAGGTACCGTCGACCTGGATAGCGTCAGCGTGTATAATCAGATCTATTCGGGAACCTGGCAGATTGCAGGTGTTTCTGCGGGCGATGGTACGACTACCCCCATTGCTCAGATAAGCGCTTCTCTGGATCCGGAGAGATATTATAGTTGCTTTATTACCGGGCCTTCTTCTTCTCCTCAATTGATGCTTGTAGGGGATGACTTATCTGCTCCCGACTCATTAAACCACGCTAAGATGAGGTTTGTTAACTTAAGCTCGTCGGCCGGAAACGTCGATATAGGGATAAAAGACAGTGCAAGTATTTTTAGTGGCCAGGAATACCTGAAGATGAGTGATTATTCAATGATCGACACCAGCGCACATCAAATCGTAGTCAAGCCTGCCGCCGGAAATACACCGCTTGTAACTCTGAACTTTAAGGCAGTAGCCCGCAGAATTTATACATTTTACTTGTGGAACGGCGTTCAGAATAACAAATTGAATCTATCTTATAAAGAACACAGACGATAA
- a CDS encoding outer membrane beta-barrel protein, producing the protein MKRIVTALLFAAASYSTMAQTDSNAPYPVRPRLNADLEFSIPGGEYGKQFGYGFGGSGGLDIPVTKSLYATGAAGVMSFYQGGKETPVETRTYIPMKAGAKYYFSPVLYAQMELGTGLGIQQGAGTVFIMTPGVGASWRLTGRSAINTGIRFESWTREGGNISQLTFKVGYQF; encoded by the coding sequence ATGAAAAGAATAGTAACAGCTTTATTGTTTGCCGCGGCTTCGTACAGCACAATGGCTCAAACTGATTCTAATGCCCCATATCCTGTAAGGCCAAGGCTTAATGCCGATCTGGAATTCTCAATTCCGGGAGGAGAATATGGCAAGCAGTTTGGGTACGGGTTCGGAGGGTCGGGTGGATTGGATATTCCGGTTACCAAATCTTTATATGCTACAGGTGCGGCTGGAGTGATGTCGTTTTACCAGGGAGGTAAGGAGACTCCGGTGGAAACCCGTACCTATATCCCCATGAAGGCAGGCGCTAAATATTATTTTAGTCCGGTGTTGTATGCACAGATGGAGCTTGGTACCGGTCTTGGTATTCAGCAAGGCGCGGGAACTGTTTTTATCATGACTCCCGGAGTCGGAGCTTCGTGGAGGCTTACCGGCAGGTCTGCCATAAATACGGGCATTCGTTTCGAATCATGGACCCGCGAAGGCGGTAATATCAGTCAATTGACTTTTAAGGTTGGGTATCAATTCTAA
- the gldF gene encoding gliding motility-associated ABC transporter permease subunit GldF: MFAVLNKEITGFFTSAVAYIAIGVFLLVTGLLLWVFPDSSILEYGYASLDSFFSITPYVFMFLIPAVTMRSFAEEKKEGTFELLATSPLTDWQIIAGKFFACVTIVLASLVPTLIWYLSVYQLGVTTGNIDSGATIGSYIGLFLLGSAFVSIGVFASSITRNQIVSFIIAVFLCFFAFSGFDSVSQLLSFQSVDVFITALGINEHYQSVSRGVLDTRDLVYFISFILLFLVATKTVLGGRRW, encoded by the coding sequence ATGTTTGCTGTTTTAAATAAAGAGATTACTGGTTTTTTTACTTCTGCTGTAGCGTACATAGCTATTGGTGTATTTTTGCTAGTTACAGGGCTTCTTTTATGGGTGTTTCCAGACAGCAGTATCCTGGAGTATGGCTATGCAAGTCTGGACAGCTTTTTTAGTATAACCCCTTATGTTTTTATGTTTCTTATCCCTGCAGTAACCATGCGTTCGTTTGCAGAAGAAAAGAAAGAAGGAACCTTTGAACTTCTTGCTACAAGTCCGCTTACAGACTGGCAGATCATTGCCGGCAAATTTTTTGCCTGTGTTACGATCGTTCTCGCCTCGCTGGTGCCAACGCTTATCTGGTATCTTTCAGTTTACCAGTTAGGGGTTACAACTGGTAATATAGATAGCGGGGCCACTATAGGTTCTTACATTGGTTTGTTTCTGCTTGGTTCTGCATTTGTATCTATAGGCGTTTTTGCTTCTTCCATTACACGCAATCAGATTGTTTCTTTTATTATCGCTGTCTTTTTGTGCTTTTTTGCATTTTCCGGATTTGATTCTGTGAGCCAGCTGTTGTCATTCCAGTCTGTTGATGTATTTATTACAGCCCTGGGGATTAATGAACATTACCAGTCGGTAAGCAGGGGAGTTCTTGACACGCGCGACCTGGTGTATTTCATTAGCTTCATATTGTTGTTTCTGGTAGCGACAAAAACAGTGTTGGGAGGACGAAGATGGTGA
- a CDS encoding DUF4397 domain-containing protein: protein MKTNRTLFRKLPLIAAVFGTVLFSSCSDDDDIENGKSVNVKVVNSAEASGSQDFYIDGTKVTTVSENQASSYIATTNSGNDRDVEFKTTGSSEVYASEDVDLKDNKNYTFILSGTGNSAKITATEDDLSAPASGKAKIRFVHLNSAAGKVDLGVVANNKLVSNVAYGDVSNFFEVEAGAQVLNVYPAGQANSNLALNFAALNAGRIYTVILKGSSEVSLQVISHN, encoded by the coding sequence ATGAAAACTAATAGGACTCTTTTTAGAAAGCTTCCATTAATTGCGGCGGTATTTGGTACCGTATTATTCAGTTCATGCTCCGATGATGACGATATTGAAAATGGGAAGTCGGTGAATGTAAAAGTAGTGAATTCTGCCGAAGCTTCAGGCTCACAGGACTTTTACATAGACGGTACTAAAGTTACAACCGTATCCGAGAATCAGGCATCGAGTTATATCGCTACCACCAATTCGGGTAACGACCGCGACGTAGAATTCAAAACAACCGGTTCTTCCGAGGTATATGCGTCAGAAGATGTTGATTTGAAGGATAACAAAAATTATACTTTTATTTTGTCGGGAACAGGTAACTCTGCGAAGATTACCGCGACGGAAGATGATCTTAGTGCACCAGCTTCAGGTAAGGCGAAGATACGCTTTGTACACCTGAATTCTGCCGCAGGTAAAGTTGACCTGGGGGTTGTTGCAAACAACAAATTGGTCTCAAATGTAGCGTACGGAGATGTTTCTAATTTCTTCGAAGTAGAGGCCGGAGCTCAAGTACTGAATGTATATCCTGCAGGGCAAGCTAACAGCAATCTTGCACTGAACTTCGCTGCGTTGAACGCCGGAAGGATTTACACCGTAATACTAAAAGGTTCAAGCGAAGTAAGTTTACAGGTTATTTCACATAACTAA
- the radC gene encoding RadC family protein translates to METYNQKITIKSWAEEDRPREKLLTQGRRNLSDAELTAILIGSGNREETAVELSRRILHSLDNDLDKLGRLSVNELSKFKGIGEAKAITIIAALELGRRRRESESQKVERITGSRDVFTLMSRYFADLNHEEFWIVLLSRANNVLSRHLISKGGQSGTIADPKIIFQTALENHAASMILSHNHPSGNLKPSQADIHLTRKLCEAGSLLDMPVLDHLIFANQSFFSFADEGMM, encoded by the coding sequence ATGGAAACCTACAACCAGAAAATCACCATAAAATCCTGGGCCGAGGAAGACAGACCACGGGAAAAGCTTCTCACCCAGGGAAGAAGAAATCTTTCCGACGCTGAGTTGACGGCGATCCTGATCGGATCGGGTAACAGGGAAGAAACAGCAGTAGAGTTAAGCCGGCGAATTCTTCATTCGCTGGATAATGACCTTGACAAGCTGGGAAGATTATCAGTAAATGAACTATCGAAATTTAAGGGAATAGGGGAGGCGAAGGCGATTACCATTATTGCCGCACTCGAGCTGGGGCGTCGGCGCCGGGAATCCGAGTCGCAGAAGGTGGAACGGATTACAGGAAGCAGAGACGTTTTTACCCTGATGAGCCGTTACTTTGCCGATCTTAACCACGAAGAGTTTTGGATAGTTTTGCTGAGCCGGGCAAACAACGTATTGTCAAGGCATCTCATCAGTAAAGGAGGTCAGTCGGGTACGATAGCAGATCCGAAGATCATCTTTCAGACTGCCCTGGAAAATCATGCTGCATCAATGATTTTGTCGCACAATCATCCCTCCGGAAATCTAAAACCCAGCCAAGCGGACATACATCTAACGCGCAAGCTTTGCGAAGCAGGCAGTCTGCTGGACATGCCGGTACTCGATCATTTAATTTTTGCAAACCAGTCCTTTTTTAGTTTTGCCGATGAGGGGATGATGTAG
- the dnaN gene encoding DNA polymerase III subunit beta, with protein MRFIVSTSTLLKQLQAVNGASSSSTVLPILENFLFEIKEGILTISATDLQTSMTTSLPVESKEEGKIAIPSKILLETLKTLPDQPIAFNVDDSTFAIEINAGDGKYKLSGENGEDFPKIPTVENASAVNLPASVLSEAINKTLFAVSNDELRPAMTGVYCQLTPSHLTFVSTDAHKLVRYRRKDAKADQSASFILPKKALTLLKSSLPADDVNVSVEYNTTSAFFRFGSINLICRLIDERYPDYEAVIPQNNTNLMTIDRALFLASLRRVVIFANKTTHQVRLKINGSELNISSEDIDFANEAHERLSCQYEGEDMEIGFNARFLIEMLNNMSGEEVTLEMSTPNRAGLLIPQTNDDKEDVLMLVMPVMLNTYA; from the coding sequence ATGAGATTTATTGTTTCGACGTCAACATTATTAAAACAGTTGCAGGCGGTAAACGGAGCATCCAGCAGTAGTACAGTTCTGCCGATACTTGAGAATTTTCTCTTCGAAATAAAGGAGGGAATTCTGACCATTTCGGCGACTGATCTTCAAACCAGTATGACCACTTCACTGCCTGTTGAGTCTAAGGAGGAGGGGAAGATTGCTATTCCGTCTAAGATCCTGCTTGAAACGTTGAAAACACTTCCAGACCAGCCTATCGCGTTTAACGTCGATGACAGCACGTTTGCCATTGAGATCAATGCGGGCGATGGAAAATACAAGCTGAGCGGAGAAAATGGGGAGGACTTCCCAAAAATCCCGACGGTAGAAAATGCTTCAGCGGTGAATCTTCCGGCTTCTGTACTGTCGGAAGCGATCAACAAGACGCTCTTTGCAGTGAGCAATGATGAATTACGTCCTGCTATGACCGGAGTTTACTGCCAGCTAACGCCCTCTCACCTTACATTCGTTTCTACAGACGCCCATAAGCTGGTTCGCTACAGGCGTAAGGATGCGAAGGCTGATCAATCGGCCTCTTTTATTTTGCCAAAGAAAGCTTTAACGTTGTTAAAGTCGTCTCTTCCGGCTGATGATGTTAATGTCTCGGTTGAATATAATACAACAAGCGCGTTCTTCCGCTTTGGAAGCATCAATTTGATTTGCCGCCTGATCGACGAACGCTATCCGGACTATGAAGCGGTTATCCCTCAGAATAATACTAACCTGATGACCATTGACAGGGCATTGTTCCTTGCGTCGCTTCGGAGAGTTGTGATTTTTGCCAATAAGACAACTCATCAGGTGCGTCTGAAGATTAATGGAAGTGAGCTGAATATTTCTTCGGAAGATATTGATTTTGCTAACGAGGCCCATGAGCGCCTGAGCTGCCAGTATGAAGGAGAGGATATGGAAATAGGGTTTAATGCGCGCTTCCTTATTGAGATGTTAAATAACATGAGCGGAGAGGAAGTAACTCTAGAGATGAGTACCCCTAACCGTGCTGGCTTGCTTATTCCGCAAACTAACGACGATAAAGAAGATGTATTAATGCTGGTGATGCCTGTTATGCTGAACACTTATGCATAG
- the gldG gene encoding gliding motility-associated ABC transporter substrate-binding protein GldG, which produces MVNVRKKDLQYLGIFTILVVIVNVLSSFLFARIDFTKEKRYTLSAISKHELASLDDDMQITVYLEGDFPAGFKHLRSEVRDLLNDYKAYSHGKLHFNFVNPSLGTEQSNNELYQELTEKGLSPTNLSVKTEEGLSQKIIFPSALVIYKGREMPVNFFQTKMGVSPEEVLNNSVQNLEYVFTSAIRKVKSGGRPRIGFTEGHGELTDLQLADAMNSLQGAFEAGRVDLRSISLEGLAALKVLVVPKPDREFTEVEKYKIDYFLMRGGNIFWTIDNVNAELDSLRGMGSQLAFAKKLNLDDLLFRYGVRINYNLIADMNCSQIPLNVGNTGGQAQIQMVPWLFYPIFMPLSQHPLVKNLDGIRSEFANTIDTIAVKGVKKHVILASSPFSRVLNAPSMISLEMVEQQPDPKSFSGAPLPVGVLLEGTFPSNFTNRPVPEGVPAQDISADKSRPAKMIVIADGDILKNQVSSQDGSPFPLGFDRYTGLQYGNKTFFLNAIDYLTDDSGIIELRTKEVKMRLLDKGRIKSEKTIWQVINVCFPLVLLSILAVVLYVYRKRKYSVRL; this is translated from the coding sequence ATGGTGAACGTGAGAAAGAAGGATCTGCAGTATCTTGGAATATTTACAATACTGGTTGTTATTGTAAATGTACTTTCCTCGTTTCTCTTTGCCAGGATAGACTTTACCAAAGAGAAACGTTACACCCTTTCGGCTATTAGTAAACACGAGCTTGCTTCCCTTGATGATGATATGCAGATAACGGTATATCTCGAGGGCGATTTTCCTGCCGGATTCAAACATCTTCGTTCTGAAGTGCGCGACCTGCTTAACGATTATAAGGCCTATTCTCATGGGAAGCTGCATTTTAATTTTGTTAACCCGTCGTTGGGTACAGAGCAAAGTAATAATGAGTTATACCAGGAACTTACCGAAAAGGGACTTAGTCCTACGAATCTCAGTGTAAAAACGGAAGAAGGATTGTCTCAAAAGATCATCTTTCCGTCGGCCCTGGTTATTTACAAAGGCAGGGAAATGCCAGTGAACTTTTTCCAAACGAAGATGGGCGTTTCTCCTGAGGAAGTATTGAATAATTCGGTTCAAAACCTTGAATATGTTTTTACAAGCGCCATCAGGAAGGTGAAAAGTGGCGGGAGGCCGAGGATAGGTTTTACTGAAGGGCATGGTGAGTTGACAGATCTTCAACTGGCCGATGCCATGAATTCCCTGCAGGGAGCTTTTGAAGCAGGCCGGGTAGATCTTCGTTCTATTTCATTGGAGGGGCTTGCCGCACTGAAAGTTCTGGTGGTGCCTAAGCCCGATAGAGAGTTTACTGAGGTCGAGAAATACAAAATAGACTACTTCCTCATGAGGGGAGGGAATATATTCTGGACGATTGATAACGTGAATGCTGAACTCGACAGCCTCCGCGGCATGGGTTCACAACTCGCATTCGCAAAAAAACTCAACCTGGATGACCTCCTTTTCAGATATGGGGTCAGGATCAACTATAACCTGATTGCCGATATGAACTGCTCTCAGATTCCCTTAAATGTAGGAAATACCGGTGGGCAGGCACAGATTCAAATGGTTCCATGGCTGTTCTATCCTATCTTTATGCCATTGTCGCAGCACCCTCTCGTAAAAAACCTTGATGGCATTCGCAGCGAGTTTGCCAATACCATAGATACTATTGCTGTAAAAGGAGTGAAGAAACATGTTATTTTGGCTTCTTCTCCTTTCAGCCGGGTATTAAACGCTCCCTCAATGATCTCGCTGGAGATGGTTGAACAGCAGCCCGATCCGAAGTCGTTTTCAGGTGCGCCCCTTCCGGTCGGAGTGCTCCTGGAAGGGACATTTCCATCGAACTTTACGAACAGACCCGTTCCGGAAGGAGTTCCGGCACAGGACATTTCTGCAGATAAAAGCCGGCCTGCTAAAATGATTGTCATTGCTGATGGAGATATTTTAAAGAACCAGGTTAGCAGTCAGGACGGATCTCCCTTTCCCCTTGGGTTTGACCGATATACGGGACTGCAGTATGGTAACAAGACCTTTTTTCTCAATGCAATAGATTATTTAACCGATGACTCTGGCATCATAGAACTGCGTACCAAGGAGGTAAAGATGCGTTTGCTGGATAAGGGACGCATCAAATCGGAAAAAACAATTTGGCAAGTGATCAATGTTTGCTTTCCCCTTGTGTTATTAAGTATCCTGGCTGTAGTTCTGTATGTCTACAGGAAAAGGAAGTATAGCGTTAGGTTGTAA
- a CDS encoding DedA family protein has translation MEFISTLIDFVLHIDKHLVEIVNDYQTWTYLILFLVIFAETGFVVTPFLPGDSLLFAAGAIIAKPESELNIFLMCLLLIIAAILGDLTNYHIGDYVGPKAFSGKYKLLKKEYLEKTQAFYLKHGGKTIIYARFVPIVRTFAPFVAGVGTMSYGRFASYNIVGGILWVSSFLFIGYFFGGLPVIKDNFTYVIFAIILLSLVPPVIEIFRGRSKAEKA, from the coding sequence TTGGAATTTATTAGCACACTCATCGACTTCGTTTTACATATCGATAAGCATCTTGTCGAAATAGTAAATGACTATCAAACATGGACATATCTGATTCTGTTCCTTGTTATTTTTGCCGAAACCGGATTTGTTGTAACTCCTTTTCTTCCCGGTGACTCGCTCTTATTTGCAGCTGGCGCTATCATTGCCAAACCAGAAAGCGAGCTAAATATCTTCTTAATGTGCCTGTTGCTGATTATTGCTGCCATTCTTGGTGATTTGACGAATTACCATATTGGTGATTATGTAGGCCCTAAGGCTTTCAGCGGAAAGTACAAATTACTGAAGAAGGAATATCTTGAGAAAACCCAGGCATTTTATTTAAAGCATGGGGGAAAGACTATTATATATGCTCGTTTTGTTCCGATCGTACGTACGTTCGCACCTTTCGTTGCAGGGGTGGGCACGATGAGTTATGGTCGTTTTGCATCTTATAATATAGTAGGCGGTATACTGTGGGTTTCTTCATTTCTATTTATTGGCTATTTCTTTGGGGGACTTCCGGTTATAAAAGATAATTTCACTTATGTAATCTTTGCCATTATCCTTCTTTCGCTGGTACCGCCGGTTATTGAAATATTCCGGGGGCGAAGTAAAGCTGAAAAAGCTTAA
- a CDS encoding DUF4397 domain-containing protein, protein MRLDNYLPKKFQGYLSTGFVLFLFAVLLSSCLKSKDDDYVPKYADLLAVNADPNAQEGVYFWYNGTAAQTAVPYSNNSSYYKGLVEGASIAFFNASNTNTAITGGRVPMGDKSYSVYVAGKGDSSFVVEDKMITPAAGNAAIRFVNASKSAGAVDVVFSTSTEKLTNVKFHGAEGQPNPEFKGYTAGATEVNVYETGTTTNPLATYTFTPVQGSSYSLYLRGVKNGTGTKALGIGKVDHTEAAK, encoded by the coding sequence ATGAGATTGGATAATTACCTGCCTAAGAAATTTCAAGGATATCTTTCAACGGGCTTTGTGCTGTTTTTATTTGCTGTGTTGTTAAGCTCCTGCTTGAAGAGTAAAGATGATGATTATGTGCCTAAATATGCTGATCTTCTGGCTGTTAATGCCGATCCTAATGCGCAGGAAGGAGTGTATTTCTGGTATAATGGTACTGCTGCCCAAACAGCTGTCCCCTATTCAAACAATTCGTCTTATTATAAAGGTTTGGTAGAGGGTGCTTCCATTGCCTTCTTTAATGCTTCAAATACGAACACCGCAATAACCGGAGGACGTGTGCCTATGGGCGACAAATCGTATTCGGTTTATGTGGCAGGAAAAGGAGATTCTTCTTTTGTTGTGGAAGATAAGATGATTACACCTGCTGCCGGTAACGCTGCCATTCGTTTTGTTAACGCAAGTAAGAGCGCGGGAGCGGTGGACGTTGTATTCAGCACCTCGACTGAAAAGCTAACGAATGTGAAATTTCACGGTGCTGAAGGTCAACCTAATCCTGAGTTTAAAGGATATACCGCCGGCGCAACTGAAGTAAATGTGTATGAAACAGGTACGACCACCAATCCTCTTGCAACATATACTTTTACACCCGTACAAGGAAGTTCATATTCCCTGTATCTAAGGGGAGTTAAAAACGGAACTGGTACCAAGGCGCTGGGTATCGGAAAGGTAGACCATACCGAAGCTGCCAAATAA